In the genome of Croceimicrobium hydrocarbonivorans, one region contains:
- the fabD gene encoding ACP S-malonyltransferase: MKAYIFPGQGAQFTGMGKDLYDGSEASKALFEQANDILGFRITDIMFEGSAEDLKETKVTQPAIFLHSVILAKSLNDFKPDMVAGHSLGEFSALVANGTLAFEDALKLVSARALAMQEACEAEPSTMAAVLGLEDAKVEELCAQVDGIVVPANYNCPGQLVISGAIPAVEQACELMKEAGAKRALLLPVGGAFHSPLMKPAEEKLAAAINATKFQEPICPVYQNVSTTPISDPAVIQSNLIKQLTAPVKWTQSVQNMVADGASTFIEVGPGKVLQGLVKKIHREAETQSA, translated from the coding sequence ATGAAAGCATACATCTTCCCCGGCCAAGGAGCCCAATTCACCGGAATGGGAAAAGATCTTTATGATGGATCTGAGGCCTCCAAAGCTTTGTTCGAACAAGCGAATGACATTTTAGGCTTCCGCATTACCGATATCATGTTCGAAGGATCGGCTGAGGATTTGAAGGAAACCAAAGTAACGCAGCCTGCGATCTTTTTACATTCGGTAATTCTGGCTAAAAGCCTCAATGACTTTAAACCGGATATGGTAGCGGGTCATTCTTTGGGTGAATTTTCTGCCTTGGTAGCCAATGGAACTTTAGCTTTCGAAGATGCCTTAAAATTGGTTTCAGCTCGGGCCTTAGCCATGCAAGAAGCTTGCGAAGCAGAGCCCAGCACCATGGCTGCCGTTTTAGGATTGGAAGACGCGAAGGTAGAAGAGCTTTGTGCACAAGTAGACGGAATTGTAGTGCCTGCCAATTACAACTGCCCCGGACAATTAGTGATCTCTGGTGCTATTCCCGCGGTTGAGCAAGCTTGTGAGCTGATGAAGGAAGCGGGTGCTAAACGCGCTTTACTCCTACCCGTAGGTGGCGCCTTCCACTCTCCATTAATGAAGCCCGCGGAAGAAAAATTAGCCGCCGCCATTAATGCCACTAAATTCCAAGAGCCTATCTGCCCGGTATATCAAAATGTGAGCACCACCCCTATTAGTGATCCTGCTGTAATCCAAAGCAATTTGATTAAGCAATTAACCGCTCCGGTTAAATGGACCCAAAGCGTTCAGAACATGGTAGCCGATGGAGCCAGCACCTTTATTGAGGTAGGTCCTGGTAAGGTATTACAAGGATTGGTGAAAAAAATTCACCGCGAAGCGGAAACTCAAAGCGCCTGA
- a CDS encoding mevalonate kinase family protein, translating to MKNNPLYYAKILLFGEYGIINDSQGLSVPYNYYQGAFKQEAELSETAERSNQSLWKFFNYLEELEASGDSLAHFDLEAFRKDLEANYYFDSSIPEGYGVGSSGALCAAIYDRYALNRIDPEADISKENIQQLKQILGQMESYFHGRSSGLDPLICYLKLPVLIQSKDELGTVHIPERQEGKGAIFLLNSGQPGETQPMVNIFMDKMKNEGFRKVMKEQFTKYNDACIAAFLKGDTKPLFNNLKKLSHLVFENFSPMIPHSMKELWQQGIETNAYYLKLCGSGGGGFVLGFTPDYDQAKTLLKGYETELIYRL from the coding sequence ATGAAGAATAACCCGCTTTACTACGCCAAAATCCTTCTCTTCGGAGAGTATGGCATTATAAACGATTCGCAGGGTTTATCGGTTCCTTATAACTATTATCAAGGTGCCTTTAAGCAAGAAGCTGAATTGTCGGAGACCGCCGAGCGCTCAAATCAGAGCTTATGGAAGTTCTTCAATTACCTGGAGGAATTGGAAGCCAGTGGCGATAGTTTAGCCCATTTCGATTTAGAAGCTTTCCGCAAAGATTTAGAAGCCAATTACTATTTCGACAGCAGTATCCCGGAAGGATATGGAGTAGGAAGTAGTGGGGCATTATGTGCCGCGATTTACGATCGTTATGCCTTAAACCGCATCGATCCGGAAGCGGATATCAGCAAAGAAAACATTCAGCAGCTTAAGCAGATTCTAGGTCAGATGGAGTCCTACTTCCACGGAAGAAGCAGCGGACTCGATCCTCTTATTTGCTACCTCAAATTACCCGTATTAATTCAGTCGAAAGACGAATTAGGCACGGTGCATATCCCTGAAAGACAAGAAGGCAAAGGAGCCATTTTCTTATTGAATAGTGGTCAGCCTGGTGAAACCCAACCCATGGTAAACATCTTTATGGATAAGATGAAAAATGAGGGTTTCAGAAAAGTAATGAAAGAGCAGTTTACCAAGTACAATGATGCTTGTATTGCTGCTTTCCTGAAAGGAGACACCAAGCCTCTTTTCAATAATCTCAAGAAATTGAGCCATTTGGTTTTTGAAAACTTCAGCCCGATGATTCCTCACAGTATGAAGGAATTATGGCAACAAGGGATCGAAACCAATGCCTATTACCTTAAGCTTTGTGGCAGCGGAGGCGGTGGTTTTGTATTAGGCTTTACGCCTGATTACGACCAGGCCAAAACTTTGCTTAAAGGCTACGAAACCGAATTGATATACCGTCTGTAA
- a CDS encoding geranylgeranylglycerol-phosphate geranylgeranyltransferase — MALRRRDKILIFKLSALLSLVRWYNIFFLALAQYLAVIFVLNDPHNWLALVLDFKVHAIVFASLFSVAGGYIINNFYDLEKDLINRPDKTLYEKILKQSTTLRLYFLFAISGSLLGSLVSFNVFLFFAAFNFALWFYSHKLKKITFIGNMMAALLSITPFFAIFLYFHLEDLVILTYVSFVLLVIFIREIIKDLEALKGDIILGYPTLPVTLGLRKTKWLVAVFTLAGLIPAGAIFYKVGLNGIGYYLALGLAGLFFSAGLLAFAEKKEHFHYLNHLYRLLIIGGIVSLIWLG; from the coding sequence ATGGCGCTGCGCCGGAGAGACAAGATCCTAATCTTTAAGCTCTCCGCACTGCTTTCCCTGGTGCGGTGGTATAATATTTTCTTTTTAGCCCTCGCCCAGTATTTAGCGGTCATCTTTGTTCTGAACGATCCCCATAATTGGTTGGCTTTAGTTCTGGATTTTAAGGTCCATGCCATTGTATTTGCCTCCCTCTTTTCAGTGGCCGGAGGTTATATCATCAATAACTTTTACGACCTCGAGAAGGATCTCATCAATAGGCCCGACAAAACCCTTTATGAGAAAATCCTCAAGCAGAGTACCACTCTGCGCCTGTATTTCCTCTTTGCCATCAGCGGTAGCTTACTGGGATCATTGGTGAGTTTTAATGTATTTCTCTTTTTCGCGGCCTTTAATTTTGCACTCTGGTTCTATTCCCATAAACTGAAGAAGATCACCTTCATTGGCAATATGATGGCCGCCCTATTGAGCATCACTCCCTTCTTTGCCATCTTCCTCTATTTCCATCTTGAAGATTTAGTGATTCTCACCTATGTGAGTTTTGTGCTCCTGGTCATTTTCATTCGTGAGATTATCAAAGACCTGGAAGCCCTAAAAGGCGATATAATACTTGGCTACCCCACCCTGCCCGTAACTTTGGGATTGCGCAAAACCAAATGGCTGGTAGCCGTATTCACCCTGGCAGGATTAATTCCCGCCGGAGCCATATTCTATAAGGTGGGCTTAAATGGTATTGGCTACTACCTTGCTTTGGGCCTGGCCGGTCTGTTTTTTAGTGCGGGTCTTCTGGCTTTCGCCGAAAAGAAGGAGCACTTCCATTACCTCAACCATCTATACAGACTGCTGATTATTGGGGGTATTGTAAGCTTGATATGGTTGGGGTAG
- a CDS encoding four helix bundle protein gives MHNYRELILWRKSRSLVKKVYQLLPELPEIERFGLRSQIGRAAISIPSNIAEGAGRNSNKEFVKFLSIAQGSSYELATQLYLATDLGYFKMTSLEELFSDLDEIQKINRTLQNKFQTL, from the coding sequence ATGCATAATTATCGTGAGTTAATTCTTTGGCGAAAATCCCGCAGCTTGGTAAAAAAAGTCTATCAGCTATTACCTGAACTTCCTGAAATCGAACGATTCGGCCTTCGAAGCCAAATTGGGCGAGCTGCCATATCAATACCTTCCAATATTGCTGAAGGTGCCGGTAGAAACAGTAATAAAGAATTTGTAAAATTCTTATCCATAGCTCAAGGCTCATCCTATGAGCTTGCTACTCAACTCTATCTAGCAACAGATTTAGGCTATTTCAAAATGACCAGTCTTGAAGAGCTTTTTAGTGATTTGGATGAAATCCAAAAAATAAATCGAACCTTGCAAAACAAATTTCAAACCCTTTAG
- a CDS encoding diphosphomevalonate/mevalonate 3,5-bisphosphate decarboxylase family protein encodes MNSKSSSWRSPSNIALVKYWGKYEPQLPANPSLSFTLKESYTETKLEIQEEISEADFDFEVYLDYRKADNFKPKIEQFLKRIESELDFLKGHKFSIHTYNSFPHSSGIASSASGMSALALCLLSLSPEGQKLSESEFYRKASEWARLGSGSASRSLFGGLGLWGKTEGIAESSDEYAIPYAGKVDPVFQDFKDTILLVEKGQKAVSSTAGHGLMNGHPFAQERFAQAHRNMASLQSILAKGDLEAFGELVESEALTLHAMMMSSRPYFLLMKPNTLQIIEEIWNFRRETLKPLYFTLDAGANVHLLYPASIEQEALDFVNSTIKGYLKNGEYICDQVGPGPTKLT; translated from the coding sequence ATGAATTCGAAGTCCAGCAGTTGGCGTAGCCCCTCGAATATTGCCCTGGTGAAGTACTGGGGAAAATATGAGCCCCAATTACCTGCGAACCCCAGCCTTAGCTTTACACTCAAAGAAAGCTATACCGAAACCAAGCTGGAAATTCAGGAGGAAATCAGTGAGGCAGACTTCGATTTTGAGGTCTATTTAGATTACCGCAAAGCGGATAATTTCAAACCTAAGATTGAGCAATTCTTAAAGCGAATTGAAAGTGAGCTCGACTTCTTGAAAGGACATAAATTCAGCATCCACACCTATAACAGCTTTCCACATAGTAGTGGCATTGCCAGTTCCGCCAGTGGAATGTCGGCCTTAGCCCTTTGTTTATTATCCCTCTCCCCGGAAGGACAAAAACTCAGCGAAAGCGAATTCTACCGCAAGGCCAGCGAATGGGCCCGTTTGGGATCTGGCTCGGCCAGTCGCTCTTTGTTTGGTGGACTGGGCTTATGGGGCAAAACAGAAGGCATTGCCGAAAGTAGTGATGAATATGCCATCCCCTATGCCGGGAAAGTAGACCCCGTTTTCCAGGACTTTAAGGACACTATTTTATTGGTGGAAAAAGGGCAGAAAGCGGTGAGTAGCACTGCCGGACATGGCTTAATGAATGGACATCCATTTGCACAGGAACGCTTTGCACAGGCCCATCGCAATATGGCCAGCCTACAAAGTATATTAGCTAAGGGTGATTTGGAGGCATTTGGTGAATTGGTAGAAAGTGAAGCCCTCACCCTCCACGCCATGATGATGAGCTCTCGTCCTTATTTTTTATTGATGAAGCCCAATACCCTTCAGATCATTGAAGAGATTTGGAATTTCCGCCGCGAAACTCTTAAGCCGCTCTACTTCACTTTAGATGCCGGTGCCAATGTGCATTTACTTTATCCTGCCAGCATCGAACAAGAAGCTTTGGATTTCGTTAACAGCACTATAAAAGGCTATTTAAAAAACGGAGAGTATATTTGCGATCAGGTTGGACCTGGTCCAACGAAGCTGACATAA